In a genomic window of Dyadobacter fermentans DSM 18053:
- a CDS encoding PVC-type heme-binding CxxCH protein: MRNYIALLLVGLIALACAKSKTGGASRASSEKAGASKGRRAEVLFLGHNSKHHDSGKYAPWLSIKLFKSGINMSYTTQLNDINPENLAKYDGLIIYANHDSLSPSQESAMKAFVEGGKGLIPIHSASGCFRNSSWYIKTIGGQFASHKTGSFKNTILKPDHQVMKGITDFQTWDETYVHKNLNPDKTVLGERVEGDVHEPYTWVRNEGKGRVFYTAYGHEDSTWTNKGFLDLVRNGVLWAVGDKVQAQIAALNLPDVDIYNSDTISHYTKRHVVPKMQESLSPAESNKLTQIPPDFEIQLFASEPDITNPIAMSWDERGRLWVVESVDYPNTFTETDGAANDRIKICEDTNGDGKADKFTVFADKLNIPTSMVFSNGGVIVSMAPDFVFLKDTNGDDVADTREVLMTGWGKNDTHAGPSNLQYGFDNKIWGVLGFSAFNGTINGKKMSFSQGLYNFKPDGKEFEYLGSSSNNTWGLGFTEDNNIFLSTANNTHSAFFSMPGRLMQRTLGEEQPSVQPIQKIDGHYDAHALTPNLRQVDVVGGFTSAAGHHFYTARNYPKEYWNRVAFVTEPTIRLVHKAILEPDGAGFKEKDGWNFMASSDEWFGPVQAEVGPDGAVWVADWYNFIIQHNVFVPAQSPSKFILPFEEQPHGPGNAFSSPMRDLNHGRVYRIVYKNAKKAPALKLSKDDLPGLVAALENDNMFWRMTAQRLLVESKKLSVLPDLYKIINNPKVDEIGLNSPAVHALWTMHGLGALDGSNAEALQVVSKALTHPAAGVRKAAASVLPKQAQSFEILEKGIKDANLNTRLSVFVAIADLPASEKVGAAIYQASLDEQNAKDPWLSRAILAAAIQHEKGFLAAAGKQSQPSALTAQVTEALSREIYPLGRRSTLQFSPDVSGKEITIRASITKGRDRALQGFIAGQGGKDGGYALYIQDGKLVMAVRQHGMLSKAVTSGILPDKFDVVASLTEGGNIRIDIDGKEAATGKAHMLFNAPLSNSVRSGEDMEGEDRIGEYEGRFGFAGNFQKASLELNRPNEGGGNAVSSAKSAPKSGASNATVIELKVEKEIMQYDKKLITAKAGQKVVINLENPDGMQHNLLIIKPGTLQKVGKAADELLTNPKAAEMQYVPKIPEVLFATRLVSTGETVTLEFTVPAEPGDYPYVCTFPGHWRGMNGILRVTK; the protein is encoded by the coding sequence ATGAGGAATTACATTGCACTCCTGCTTGTCGGGCTCATCGCGCTGGCATGTGCAAAGAGTAAAACTGGGGGGGCCTCCCGGGCGTCGTCTGAAAAAGCCGGCGCTTCCAAAGGCCGCAGGGCCGAAGTATTGTTCCTGGGACATAACAGCAAGCACCACGATTCGGGCAAGTACGCGCCGTGGCTGTCGATCAAGCTGTTCAAAAGCGGCATTAACATGTCGTACACCACCCAGCTGAACGATATTAATCCTGAAAACCTGGCGAAGTATGACGGGCTGATCATTTATGCCAACCACGATTCATTGTCGCCGTCGCAGGAGAGCGCTATGAAGGCATTCGTGGAAGGCGGCAAAGGACTTATCCCGATCCATTCGGCCTCCGGTTGTTTCCGCAATTCTTCCTGGTATATCAAAACCATCGGCGGACAGTTTGCCTCCCACAAAACAGGCTCATTTAAAAATACTATTCTAAAACCGGATCACCAGGTCATGAAAGGCATTACCGACTTTCAGACCTGGGATGAAACTTACGTCCACAAAAACCTGAACCCCGACAAGACCGTCCTGGGCGAACGCGTGGAAGGCGACGTGCATGAGCCCTACACCTGGGTGCGCAACGAGGGCAAAGGCCGCGTTTTCTACACCGCCTACGGCCATGAGGACAGCACATGGACGAACAAAGGCTTCCTCGACCTCGTGAGGAACGGCGTGTTATGGGCAGTAGGAGACAAGGTACAAGCGCAAATCGCGGCATTGAACCTGCCCGACGTGGATATTTACAATTCCGATACGATTTCGCATTACACCAAACGGCACGTGGTGCCTAAAATGCAGGAATCGCTATCACCGGCCGAATCCAACAAGCTGACGCAGATCCCGCCGGATTTTGAAATACAACTTTTTGCTTCGGAACCAGACATTACCAATCCCATTGCCATGTCGTGGGATGAGCGCGGGCGGCTTTGGGTGGTCGAGTCCGTCGATTACCCAAACACATTCACGGAAACCGACGGCGCGGCCAACGACCGGATTAAGATTTGCGAGGATACCAATGGCGACGGCAAGGCCGATAAGTTCACTGTATTCGCCGACAAGCTGAACATCCCGACCAGCATGGTATTTTCCAATGGTGGCGTGATCGTGTCCATGGCGCCGGATTTCGTATTCCTGAAAGACACCAATGGCGACGACGTGGCCGACACCCGCGAGGTGCTCATGACCGGCTGGGGCAAAAACGATACCCACGCCGGGCCGTCGAATTTGCAATATGGTTTTGACAACAAAATATGGGGCGTGCTGGGCTTTTCGGCATTCAACGGGACTATTAATGGTAAGAAAATGAGCTTCTCGCAGGGGCTTTATAATTTCAAACCGGATGGTAAAGAGTTTGAATACCTCGGCAGCAGCAGCAACAACACCTGGGGGCTGGGGTTCACAGAAGATAACAACATTTTCCTTTCGACGGCCAACAACACCCACAGCGCATTCTTCTCCATGCCTGGCAGGTTAATGCAGCGCACGCTCGGCGAAGAGCAGCCGTCGGTACAACCTATTCAAAAGATCGACGGGCATTATGATGCGCACGCCTTGACGCCGAATTTACGTCAGGTTGACGTGGTAGGAGGGTTTACTTCGGCGGCAGGCCACCATTTTTACACCGCCCGAAACTACCCGAAAGAATACTGGAACCGCGTCGCGTTCGTCACCGAACCGACCATTCGTTTGGTACACAAAGCGATCCTCGAACCGGACGGCGCGGGTTTTAAAGAAAAGGACGGCTGGAACTTCATGGCCAGTTCGGATGAATGGTTCGGTCCGGTGCAAGCCGAGGTTGGGCCGGATGGTGCGGTATGGGTGGCGGATTGGTATAACTTCATCATCCAGCACAATGTGTTTGTTCCGGCGCAGTCGCCTTCGAAATTCATCCTGCCGTTTGAAGAGCAGCCGCACGGGCCGGGCAATGCATTCAGCAGCCCAATGCGCGATCTCAACCACGGCCGTGTTTACCGCATTGTGTATAAAAATGCTAAAAAAGCGCCTGCATTAAAGCTCTCCAAAGACGATCTGCCCGGACTGGTAGCCGCATTGGAAAACGATAATATGTTTTGGCGGATGACCGCGCAGCGCCTGCTTGTGGAGTCGAAAAAGCTGTCTGTGTTGCCGGATTTGTACAAAATCATCAACAATCCAAAAGTGGATGAAATTGGCTTGAATAGCCCCGCTGTACACGCACTATGGACGATGCACGGCCTGGGCGCATTGGATGGTTCGAATGCAGAGGCATTGCAGGTCGTGAGCAAAGCACTGACCCACCCGGCAGCCGGCGTGCGCAAAGCCGCAGCGAGTGTGTTACCGAAGCAGGCGCAAAGTTTTGAAATACTGGAAAAAGGCATAAAAGATGCGAATCTGAACACCCGCCTGAGCGTGTTCGTAGCCATTGCCGACTTGCCAGCCTCGGAAAAAGTAGGGGCAGCCATTTACCAGGCCTCGCTGGACGAGCAGAATGCCAAAGATCCGTGGCTGTCCCGCGCCATTCTCGCAGCGGCTATCCAGCACGAAAAAGGCTTCCTCGCCGCAGCCGGCAAGCAATCGCAGCCCTCCGCATTGACTGCGCAGGTTACCGAAGCATTGAGCAGGGAAATTTATCCGCTGGGCAGAAGAAGCACGCTGCAATTCTCGCCGGATGTTTCCGGTAAAGAAATTACCATCCGCGCTTCCATCACCAAGGGCCGCGACCGCGCATTGCAGGGCTTCATTGCGGGCCAGGGCGGGAAAGATGGCGGATATGCATTGTACATTCAGGATGGCAAGCTCGTCATGGCCGTCAGGCAGCACGGAATGCTGAGCAAGGCCGTTACATCGGGCATTTTGCCGGATAAATTCGATGTGGTAGCAAGCCTGACGGAAGGCGGTAACATCCGCATAGATATCGATGGAAAAGAAGCCGCGACCGGCAAGGCGCACATGCTTTTCAATGCGCCGCTCAGCAACTCGGTACGCTCCGGCGAGGATATGGAAGGCGAGGACAGGATTGGCGAGTATGAAGGGCGGTTTGGATTTGCAGGTAATTTTCAAAAAGCATCCCTCGAACTGAACCGTCCGAATGAAGGTGGTGGCAATGCGGTTTCTTCTGCCAAATCTGCTCCGAAATCGGGCGCTTCCAATGCCACGGTGATTGAGCTGAAAGTAGAAAAGGAAATTATGCAGTATGACAAAAAGCTGATTACCGCGAAGGCCGGCCAGAAAGTGGTGATCAACCTCGAAAACCCGGATGGCATGCAGCACAACCTTTTGATCATCAAACCCGGCACATTGCAGAAAGTAGGTAAGGCGGCCGACGAACTTTTGACTAATCCGAAAGCGGCTGAAATGCAGTACGTTCCCAAGATACCGGAAGTGTTGTTCGCCACCAGACTCGTGAGTACCGGTGAAACCGTGACGCTGGAATTCACCGTCCCCGCCGAGCCGGGCGATTACCCCTACGTGTGCACATTCCCCGGCCATTGGCGCGGTATGAATGGTATCCTGCGGGTAACAAAATGA
- a CDS encoding ThuA domain-containing protein, whose protein sequence is MITNNAMAENPGKKKAIRVLLVGGGASHDFDRWYKQEDVQTLQKDGLATVEYTSDPSTILGKLKDIDVLYLSNNQPIADKATREAIFAFVDAGKGLVLAHPALWYNWADWPEYNQKLVGGGSKGHDKYGPFEVTITNQKHPVTKGVPASFKLDDELYYFKPDASGTPIEVLATAKAETSDKVFPSIFIVKYPKGRIVGIALGHDAKSHTIEPYQTLLRNAVKWASN, encoded by the coding sequence ATGATTACCAACAACGCAATGGCGGAAAACCCCGGAAAGAAAAAGGCAATCCGCGTGCTGCTGGTAGGCGGCGGCGCCTCGCACGATTTTGACCGGTGGTACAAGCAGGAAGATGTGCAAACGCTGCAAAAAGACGGCCTTGCCACGGTGGAGTACACCAGCGACCCGTCCACAATCCTGGGCAAGCTGAAAGACATCGACGTGCTGTACCTTTCCAACAACCAGCCCATTGCCGACAAAGCGACGCGAGAAGCCATTTTCGCATTCGTGGATGCTGGAAAGGGGCTGGTGCTGGCCCACCCTGCGCTTTGGTACAACTGGGCTGACTGGCCGGAATACAACCAGAAGCTCGTAGGCGGCGGCTCGAAAGGGCATGATAAATACGGGCCGTTTGAGGTAACCATTACCAATCAAAAGCACCCGGTGACAAAGGGTGTTCCGGCAAGCTTCAAGCTGGATGATGAGTTGTATTATTTCAAACCGGACGCGTCGGGAACGCCGATCGAGGTGCTGGCGACGGCCAAGGCGGAGACTTCGGACAAGGTGTTTCCCAGCATTTTTATTGTGAAATATCCGAAGGGAAGGATCGTCGGCATCGCATTGGGGCATGATGCCAAATCGCATACCATCGAACCTTATCAGACCCTGCTGCGCAATGCAGTCAAATGGGCATCCAACTAA
- a CDS encoding Gfo/Idh/MocA family protein, translating to MSDKQITVVIVGMGFGKEFIPIYQSHPNIKAVGICTRSKQTRDELTAKFNLDPNLVFEHFEDVPKRDDVDAIHVVTPVPDHARMTLASLNANKHTACTIPMAMTVEDCKAIVEAKRRSGKVYMMMETALYTREFLYGLNLAQTGQLGRIQFVRGSHIQDMSMEGWGEYWKGYPPMLNGTHAISPLLKINNTIAETVVCHGSGRLSDDLASRYGSPFAVETATFTLRGSDVVAEATRSLFDVVRQYRESYDVYGTKMSFEWEQLQDEEHVIFDGGENASRINVPDTDELLIEPIKHFTKREKIDDPNHVSFLQGAGHGGSHPHLVQEFVAAIVEGRDSAVDAALAANYTCAGICAHESAMKGGIRVDVPSFEE from the coding sequence ATGAGCGACAAGCAAATCACAGTAGTTATCGTGGGTATGGGTTTCGGGAAGGAGTTTATCCCCATCTATCAGAGCCATCCGAATATCAAGGCGGTGGGGATTTGTACCCGCAGCAAACAAACCCGCGACGAGCTTACTGCCAAGTTCAATCTCGACCCTAACCTCGTTTTCGAGCATTTCGAAGACGTGCCCAAACGCGATGACGTGGACGCGATACACGTGGTAACGCCCGTACCCGACCACGCCCGCATGACGCTCGCGTCTCTTAATGCCAACAAACATACCGCCTGCACCATTCCGATGGCGATGACCGTCGAGGATTGCAAGGCCATTGTGGAAGCCAAACGCCGCTCGGGTAAGGTGTATATGATGATGGAAACCGCATTGTACACCCGCGAATTTCTCTACGGCCTGAACCTCGCGCAAACCGGTCAGCTGGGCCGCATTCAGTTCGTGCGCGGCTCGCACATCCAGGATATGAGCATGGAAGGCTGGGGCGAATACTGGAAAGGTTACCCGCCGATGCTGAACGGCACGCACGCCATCTCCCCGCTTTTGAAAATCAATAATACCATTGCCGAAACGGTGGTTTGCCACGGCTCAGGCCGGTTGAGCGACGACCTCGCCAGCCGCTACGGATCGCCTTTCGCCGTGGAAACAGCCACATTCACATTGCGCGGTAGCGACGTGGTAGCCGAAGCAACCCGCTCGCTGTTCGACGTCGTGCGCCAGTACCGCGAGAGCTACGATGTGTACGGCACCAAAATGTCGTTTGAATGGGAGCAGTTGCAGGACGAGGAACACGTGATCTTCGATGGCGGCGAAAATGCATCGCGCATCAATGTACCGGATACTGACGAGCTGCTCATCGAGCCGATCAAGCACTTCACGAAGCGCGAGAAGATCGACGATCCGAACCACGTGTCGTTCCTCCAAGGTGCCGGTCACGGCGGATCGCACCCGCATTTGGTACAGGAGTTTGTGGCGGCGATTGTCGAAGGCCGGGATTCTGCTGTGGATGCGGCATTGGCTGCCAACTACACCTGCGCGGGCATTTGCGCACACGAGTCGGCCATGAAAGGCGGTATCCGCGTCGACGTCCCGAGTTTTGAAGAATAG
- a CDS encoding DUF3823 domain-containing protein, whose protein sequence is MKIRFHIMPLVAMVALLSACEKDNYTEPKSTLSGQIVYNGEPIGVEEGQVRLQLWQPGFGKLAAIDAPIAQDGSYSALLFDGNYKLVFPRNRGPFKTIVKDAAAKDTLFVNLSGNQTLDVEVMPYYMIRTPQFSGGESKVNASIKLEKILTGTEGKDIERVSLYVNRTDFVARATNVAVTDVPGADIKDLNAINLTANVPTLSPAQSFVFARVGVKIKDVEDMVFTPVQKVNL, encoded by the coding sequence ATGAAGATCAGATTTCATATAATGCCGCTTGTGGCGATGGTCGCGCTCCTGTCGGCTTGCGAAAAGGATAACTACACCGAACCGAAATCGACGCTTTCGGGCCAGATCGTGTACAATGGCGAGCCGATCGGCGTGGAGGAAGGGCAGGTGAGGCTGCAATTGTGGCAGCCGGGTTTTGGTAAACTTGCTGCCATCGACGCGCCCATCGCGCAGGATGGATCGTATTCGGCACTTTTGTTCGATGGCAATTACAAGCTGGTTTTTCCCAGAAACCGCGGACCGTTCAAAACGATCGTCAAGGATGCCGCTGCAAAAGACACGCTGTTTGTAAACCTTTCCGGCAACCAAACGCTGGATGTGGAGGTAATGCCGTACTACATGATCCGCACGCCGCAATTCTCGGGCGGTGAGAGCAAGGTAAATGCCTCTATCAAACTCGAAAAAATCCTGACCGGCACCGAGGGTAAAGACATCGAAAGGGTCTCCTTGTATGTAAACAGAACCGATTTTGTAGCACGCGCTACCAACGTAGCTGTGACCGACGTGCCTGGTGCCGACATCAAAGATCTGAATGCGATTAACCTCACGGCAAATGTACCCACACTTTCGCCTGCGCAGAGCTTCGTGTTCGCCAGGGTGGGCGTGAAGATCAAAGATGTGGAGGATATGGTATTTACGCCGGTCCAGAAAGTGAATTTGTAA